In Acetomicrobium sp. S15 = DSM 107314, the following proteins share a genomic window:
- a CDS encoding asparaginase domain-containing protein has protein sequence MPRVHLFALGGTIASVPLSAGGVAPSLTAEEIVRAAGVDEAIDVSASNFRQMPSGDLTTDDMLMLAEAIEDKARSGIDGVVVTQGTDTIEETSFALDLLVQSDIPVVVTGAMRHPKLSGSDGPANVSAAVAVAASSIARGLGTLVVFNDEIHAARFVQKRHTQSPSAFISPTGPIGWVAERKPYILVRLKRVPELPRPIATNPGNLSALYKVVMGDDGRMLEK, from the coding sequence TTGCCACGTGTTCATCTTTTTGCGTTAGGCGGCACCATCGCCTCTGTTCCGCTTTCCGCAGGCGGCGTGGCACCGAGCCTTACGGCTGAAGAAATAGTGCGCGCTGCCGGAGTGGATGAGGCAATTGACGTGTCCGCGTCGAACTTTCGTCAAATGCCCTCAGGAGATTTGACCACAGACGACATGTTGATGTTGGCCGAAGCGATCGAAGATAAAGCTCGTAGCGGGATCGACGGCGTCGTGGTCACACAAGGGACCGACACTATCGAGGAAACTTCCTTTGCCCTGGACTTACTGGTGCAAAGCGATATACCAGTAGTCGTGACAGGCGCCATGCGACATCCTAAACTCAGCGGTTCAGACGGGCCGGCGAACGTCTCTGCTGCCGTAGCTGTGGCGGCTAGCTCTATAGCCCGCGGCCTTGGCACTTTAGTGGTGTTCAATGACGAAATCCACGCGGCGCGCTTCGTGCAAAAGCGCCATACCCAAAGCCCGTCAGCTTTCATTTCACCCACTGGGCCCATCGGATGGGTGGCAGAAAGAAAGCCCTATATATTAGTCAGGCTTAAGCGGGTGCCGGAATTGCCAAGACCTATAGCCACTAACCCAGGCAACCTATCGGCGCTATATAAAGTTGTGATGGGCGATGACGGACGGATGTTAGAAAAG